The following proteins are co-located in the Nomia melanderi isolate GNS246 chromosome 1, iyNomMela1, whole genome shotgun sequence genome:
- the tgo gene encoding aryl hydrocarbon receptor nuclear translocator homolog tgo isoform X1: MYGGGTGGGGYGVGLGPGAGPSHYIPSASSVGYQLAPPPPPPPPACPTAGSQLLSYGPTLSPHHMQQTHTDVQQSKRRRSDEDDPSGCKYRRLEDENVQDKERFASRENHCEIERRRRNKMTAYITELSDMVPTCSALARKPDKLTILRMAVAHMKNLRGTGNATTDNAYKPSFLTDQELKHLILEAADGFLFVVSCDTGRIIYVSDSVAPVLNYTQSDWYGTSLYTQVHPDDTEKVREQLSAEEPQHGGRVLDLKTGTVKKEGQSSMRMCMGSRRGFICRMKVGNLQTTGDMAAAHGFHRMKQRNSLGPSRDGQNYAVVHCTGYIKNWPPTGDFVSPCVPCVGIGDRGPGSVQARADGVVADENTNSNCCLVAIGRLQVTSTPNSSDLAGSNSNNEFISRHSAEGKFTFVDQRVGGILGYTPSELLGHPCYEFFHPEDLTHMRESFEQVLKLKGQVVSVMYRFRAKNRDWVWLRTSAFAFLNPFNDDVEYIVCTNTHAKSFHPGSEGQTETEAVPAYGQPGLDYSLQRHPARDSLYSGHHMMQHPATVATAGPQQPRPSSTQNVYQGYETTQSPIAYGSPGQQSASSSVLSRIQKPANTSPTPVQQAWAIGRQQPVTEGYQYSQLSPSRSPSGPTYTQLSGGARTPATQYHAVTTVPNNPGMWGWQSQQHQAPQPDGGQSNPQVTGQAQPPHPAQGGPGTQPQELSDMLQMLQDQGGASGFEELNMFNTNFE; this comes from the exons CATATGCAACAGACCCACACAGACGTGCAACAGTCCAAGAGACGGAG ATCGGACGAGGACGATCCGAGCGGGTGTAAATATAGGAGGCTGGAGGACGAGAACGTGCAGGACAAAGAAAGATTTGCGAG CAGGGAGAATCATTGTGAAatcgagcggcggcggcggaacaAGATGACCGCCTACATCACCGAACTATCGGACATGGTGCCGACGTGTTCAGCGCTGGCGCGGAAACCGGACAAATTGACTATACTCAGGATGGCGGTCGCCCACATGAAGAACCTCAGGG GTACCGGGAACGCGACCACGGATAACGCGTACAAGCCGTCTTTTCTCACTGATCAGGAGCTAAAGCACTTGATCCTAGAGGCCGCGGATGGATTCCTGTTCGTGGTCAGCTGCGACACGGGGAGAATCATTTACGTCTCCGATTCGGTCGCGCCTGTCTTGAACTACACGCAGAGTGATTGGTACGGCACCAGTCTCTATACACAGGTCCATCCAGACGACACCGAAAAGGTGAGAGAACAGTTAAGCGCGGAAGAGCCGCAACACGGAGGCAGGGTGCTGGACCTGAAGACTGGAACCGTGAAGAAAGAAGGCCAAT CATCCATGAGGATGTGCATGGGTTCGAGAAGAGGCTTCATATGTCGCATGAAGGTCGGGAACCTCCAGACGACCGGCGACATGGCGGCTGCTCACGGTTTCCACCGTATGAAGCAGAGAAACTCGCTCGGGCCGAGCAGGGACGGCCAGAATTACGCCGTAGTCCATTGTACAGGATACATCAAAAACTGGCCCCCCACCG GTGATTTTGTTTCCCCGTGTGTACCATGTGTGGGTATAGGTGACAGGGGACCTGGTAGTGTTCAAGCTAGAGCTGACGGTGTAGTTGCAGATGAAAACACCAACAGCAATTGCTGCTTGGTCGCCATTGGACGACTACAGGTCACTAGCACACCAAATAGTAGCGATTTAGCAGGTTCCAATAGCAATAATG AATTTATATCGCGTCATTCAGCAGAAGGTAAATTTACCTTTGTGGACCAAAGAGTTGGTGGAATTCTAGGCTACACACCCTCAGAACTCTTGGGTCACCCGTGCTACGAATTCTTTCACCCAGAGGACTTAACGCATATGAGGGAAAGCTTTGAGCAAG TGCTGAAGCTGAAAGGACAAGTGGTGTCTGTGATGTACAGATTTCGAGCCAAAAATCGCGACTGGGTCTGGTTAAGGACGTCtgcatttgcatttttaaaCCCGTTCAATGACGATGTTGAATACATTGTCTGCACAAATACGCATGCAAA ATCGTTTCATCCTGGCAGCGAGGGCCAGACCGAAACCGAAGCTGTACCTGCCTATGGTCAACCTGGCTTAGATTATTCTCTTCAGAGACATCCTGCTAGGGATTCATTGTATTCGGGGCATCATATGATGCAGCATCCAGCAACTGTAGCTACAGCTG GTCCTCAACAACCGAGGCCGTCCAGTACACAAAACGTTTATCAGGGATATGAAACCACACAGTCACCAATAGCTTATGGTTCACCTGGACAACAGAGTGCATCTTCTTCGGTTTTAAGTAGAATCCAAAAGCCAGCTAATACATCGCCAACTCCGGTGCAACAAGCATGGGCTATTGGAAGACAG CAGCCAGTAACAGAAGGATATCAGTACAGTCAATTAAGTCCATCTAGGTCACCAAGCGGACCAACTTATACTCAATTAAGTGGCGGTGCTAGAACACCGGCAACGCAGTATCATGCAGTAACCACAGTGCCTAATAATCCGG GTATGTGGGGGTGGCAGAGTCAACAACACCAAGCACCTCAACCAGATGGCGGACAATCAAATCCTCAAGTGACTGGACAAGCACAACCACCCCATCCTGCTCAGGGTGGACCTGGTACGCAACCCCAAGAACTCTCGGATATGTTACAGATGCTACAGGATCAAGGCGGAGCATCTGGTTTCGAGGagttaaatatgtttaatactAACTTCGAGTAG
- the tgo gene encoding aryl hydrocarbon receptor nuclear translocator homolog tgo isoform X8, whose amino-acid sequence MYGGGTGGGGYGVGLGPGAGPSHYIPSASSVGYQLAPPPPPPPPACPTAGSQLLSYGPTLSPHHMQQTHTDVQQSKRRRSDEDDPSGCKYRRLEDENVQDKERFARENHCEIERRRRNKMTAYITELSDMVPTCSALARKPDKLTILRMAVAHMKNLRGTGNATTDNAYKPSFLTDQELKHLILEAADGFLFVVSCDTGRIIYVSDSVAPVLNYTQSDWYGTSLYTQVHPDDTEKVREQLSAEEPQHGGRVLDLKTGTVKKEGQSSMRMCMGSRRGFICRMKVGNLQTTGDMAAAHGFHRMKQRNSLGPSRDGQNYAVVHCTGYIKNWPPTGDFVSPCVPCVGIGDRGPGSVQARADGVVADENTNSNCCLVAIGRLQVTSTPNSSDLAGSNSNNEFISRHSAEGKFTFVDQRVGGILGYTPSELLGHPCYEFFHPEDLTHMRESFEQVLKLKGQVVSVMYRFRAKNRDWVWLRTSAFAFLNPFNDDVEYIVCTNTHAKSFHPGSEGQTETEAVPAYGQPGLDYSLQRHPARDSLYSGHHMMQHPATVATAGPQQPRPSSTQNVYQGYETTQSPIAYGSPGQQSASSSVLSRIQKPANTSPTPVQQAWAIGRQPVTEGYQYSQLSPSRSPSGPTYTQLSGGARTPATQYHAVTTVPNNPGMWGWQSQQHQAPQPDGGQSNPQVTGQAQPPHPAQGGPGTQPQELSDMLQMLQDQGGASGFEELNMFNTNFE is encoded by the exons CATATGCAACAGACCCACACAGACGTGCAACAGTCCAAGAGACGGAG ATCGGACGAGGACGATCCGAGCGGGTGTAAATATAGGAGGCTGGAGGACGAGAACGTGCAGGACAAAGAAAGATTTGCGAG GGAGAATCATTGTGAAatcgagcggcggcggcggaacaAGATGACCGCCTACATCACCGAACTATCGGACATGGTGCCGACGTGTTCAGCGCTGGCGCGGAAACCGGACAAATTGACTATACTCAGGATGGCGGTCGCCCACATGAAGAACCTCAGGG GTACCGGGAACGCGACCACGGATAACGCGTACAAGCCGTCTTTTCTCACTGATCAGGAGCTAAAGCACTTGATCCTAGAGGCCGCGGATGGATTCCTGTTCGTGGTCAGCTGCGACACGGGGAGAATCATTTACGTCTCCGATTCGGTCGCGCCTGTCTTGAACTACACGCAGAGTGATTGGTACGGCACCAGTCTCTATACACAGGTCCATCCAGACGACACCGAAAAGGTGAGAGAACAGTTAAGCGCGGAAGAGCCGCAACACGGAGGCAGGGTGCTGGACCTGAAGACTGGAACCGTGAAGAAAGAAGGCCAAT CATCCATGAGGATGTGCATGGGTTCGAGAAGAGGCTTCATATGTCGCATGAAGGTCGGGAACCTCCAGACGACCGGCGACATGGCGGCTGCTCACGGTTTCCACCGTATGAAGCAGAGAAACTCGCTCGGGCCGAGCAGGGACGGCCAGAATTACGCCGTAGTCCATTGTACAGGATACATCAAAAACTGGCCCCCCACCG GTGATTTTGTTTCCCCGTGTGTACCATGTGTGGGTATAGGTGACAGGGGACCTGGTAGTGTTCAAGCTAGAGCTGACGGTGTAGTTGCAGATGAAAACACCAACAGCAATTGCTGCTTGGTCGCCATTGGACGACTACAGGTCACTAGCACACCAAATAGTAGCGATTTAGCAGGTTCCAATAGCAATAATG AATTTATATCGCGTCATTCAGCAGAAGGTAAATTTACCTTTGTGGACCAAAGAGTTGGTGGAATTCTAGGCTACACACCCTCAGAACTCTTGGGTCACCCGTGCTACGAATTCTTTCACCCAGAGGACTTAACGCATATGAGGGAAAGCTTTGAGCAAG TGCTGAAGCTGAAAGGACAAGTGGTGTCTGTGATGTACAGATTTCGAGCCAAAAATCGCGACTGGGTCTGGTTAAGGACGTCtgcatttgcatttttaaaCCCGTTCAATGACGATGTTGAATACATTGTCTGCACAAATACGCATGCAAA ATCGTTTCATCCTGGCAGCGAGGGCCAGACCGAAACCGAAGCTGTACCTGCCTATGGTCAACCTGGCTTAGATTATTCTCTTCAGAGACATCCTGCTAGGGATTCATTGTATTCGGGGCATCATATGATGCAGCATCCAGCAACTGTAGCTACAGCTG GTCCTCAACAACCGAGGCCGTCCAGTACACAAAACGTTTATCAGGGATATGAAACCACACAGTCACCAATAGCTTATGGTTCACCTGGACAACAGAGTGCATCTTCTTCGGTTTTAAGTAGAATCCAAAAGCCAGCTAATACATCGCCAACTCCGGTGCAACAAGCATGGGCTATTGGAAGACAG CCAGTAACAGAAGGATATCAGTACAGTCAATTAAGTCCATCTAGGTCACCAAGCGGACCAACTTATACTCAATTAAGTGGCGGTGCTAGAACACCGGCAACGCAGTATCATGCAGTAACCACAGTGCCTAATAATCCGG GTATGTGGGGGTGGCAGAGTCAACAACACCAAGCACCTCAACCAGATGGCGGACAATCAAATCCTCAAGTGACTGGACAAGCACAACCACCCCATCCTGCTCAGGGTGGACCTGGTACGCAACCCCAAGAACTCTCGGATATGTTACAGATGCTACAGGATCAAGGCGGAGCATCTGGTTTCGAGGagttaaatatgtttaatactAACTTCGAGTAG
- the tgo gene encoding aryl hydrocarbon receptor nuclear translocator homolog tgo isoform X7, translating into MFTVSTIAHSIPGSDLSKMSQKRGATIAHIGSDEDDPSGCKYRRLEDENVQDKERFARENHCEIERRRRNKMTAYITELSDMVPTCSALARKPDKLTILRMAVAHMKNLRGTGNATTDNAYKPSFLTDQELKHLILEAADGFLFVVSCDTGRIIYVSDSVAPVLNYTQSDWYGTSLYTQVHPDDTEKVREQLSAEEPQHGGRVLDLKTGTVKKEGQSSMRMCMGSRRGFICRMKVGNLQTTGDMAAAHGFHRMKQRNSLGPSRDGQNYAVVHCTGYIKNWPPTGDFVSPCVPCVGIGDRGPGSVQARADGVVADENTNSNCCLVAIGRLQVTSTPNSSDLAGSNSNNEFISRHSAEGKFTFVDQRVGGILGYTPSELLGHPCYEFFHPEDLTHMRESFEQVLKLKGQVVSVMYRFRAKNRDWVWLRTSAFAFLNPFNDDVEYIVCTNTHAKSFHPGSEGQTETEAVPAYGQPGLDYSLQRHPARDSLYSGHHMMQHPATVATAGPQQPRPSSTQNVYQGYETTQSPIAYGSPGQQSASSSVLSRIQKPANTSPTPVQQAWAIGRQQPVTEGYQYSQLSPSRSPSGPTYTQLSGGARTPATQYHAVTTVPNNPGMWGWQSQQHQAPQPDGGQSNPQVTGQAQPPHPAQGGPGTQPQELSDMLQMLQDQGGASGFEELNMFNTNFE; encoded by the exons ATCGGACGAGGACGATCCGAGCGGGTGTAAATATAGGAGGCTGGAGGACGAGAACGTGCAGGACAAAGAAAGATTTGCGAG GGAGAATCATTGTGAAatcgagcggcggcggcggaacaAGATGACCGCCTACATCACCGAACTATCGGACATGGTGCCGACGTGTTCAGCGCTGGCGCGGAAACCGGACAAATTGACTATACTCAGGATGGCGGTCGCCCACATGAAGAACCTCAGGG GTACCGGGAACGCGACCACGGATAACGCGTACAAGCCGTCTTTTCTCACTGATCAGGAGCTAAAGCACTTGATCCTAGAGGCCGCGGATGGATTCCTGTTCGTGGTCAGCTGCGACACGGGGAGAATCATTTACGTCTCCGATTCGGTCGCGCCTGTCTTGAACTACACGCAGAGTGATTGGTACGGCACCAGTCTCTATACACAGGTCCATCCAGACGACACCGAAAAGGTGAGAGAACAGTTAAGCGCGGAAGAGCCGCAACACGGAGGCAGGGTGCTGGACCTGAAGACTGGAACCGTGAAGAAAGAAGGCCAAT CATCCATGAGGATGTGCATGGGTTCGAGAAGAGGCTTCATATGTCGCATGAAGGTCGGGAACCTCCAGACGACCGGCGACATGGCGGCTGCTCACGGTTTCCACCGTATGAAGCAGAGAAACTCGCTCGGGCCGAGCAGGGACGGCCAGAATTACGCCGTAGTCCATTGTACAGGATACATCAAAAACTGGCCCCCCACCG GTGATTTTGTTTCCCCGTGTGTACCATGTGTGGGTATAGGTGACAGGGGACCTGGTAGTGTTCAAGCTAGAGCTGACGGTGTAGTTGCAGATGAAAACACCAACAGCAATTGCTGCTTGGTCGCCATTGGACGACTACAGGTCACTAGCACACCAAATAGTAGCGATTTAGCAGGTTCCAATAGCAATAATG AATTTATATCGCGTCATTCAGCAGAAGGTAAATTTACCTTTGTGGACCAAAGAGTTGGTGGAATTCTAGGCTACACACCCTCAGAACTCTTGGGTCACCCGTGCTACGAATTCTTTCACCCAGAGGACTTAACGCATATGAGGGAAAGCTTTGAGCAAG TGCTGAAGCTGAAAGGACAAGTGGTGTCTGTGATGTACAGATTTCGAGCCAAAAATCGCGACTGGGTCTGGTTAAGGACGTCtgcatttgcatttttaaaCCCGTTCAATGACGATGTTGAATACATTGTCTGCACAAATACGCATGCAAA ATCGTTTCATCCTGGCAGCGAGGGCCAGACCGAAACCGAAGCTGTACCTGCCTATGGTCAACCTGGCTTAGATTATTCTCTTCAGAGACATCCTGCTAGGGATTCATTGTATTCGGGGCATCATATGATGCAGCATCCAGCAACTGTAGCTACAGCTG GTCCTCAACAACCGAGGCCGTCCAGTACACAAAACGTTTATCAGGGATATGAAACCACACAGTCACCAATAGCTTATGGTTCACCTGGACAACAGAGTGCATCTTCTTCGGTTTTAAGTAGAATCCAAAAGCCAGCTAATACATCGCCAACTCCGGTGCAACAAGCATGGGCTATTGGAAGACAG CAGCCAGTAACAGAAGGATATCAGTACAGTCAATTAAGTCCATCTAGGTCACCAAGCGGACCAACTTATACTCAATTAAGTGGCGGTGCTAGAACACCGGCAACGCAGTATCATGCAGTAACCACAGTGCCTAATAATCCGG GTATGTGGGGGTGGCAGAGTCAACAACACCAAGCACCTCAACCAGATGGCGGACAATCAAATCCTCAAGTGACTGGACAAGCACAACCACCCCATCCTGCTCAGGGTGGACCTGGTACGCAACCCCAAGAACTCTCGGATATGTTACAGATGCTACAGGATCAAGGCGGAGCATCTGGTTTCGAGGagttaaatatgtttaatactAACTTCGAGTAG